A DNA window from Actinomadura coerulea contains the following coding sequences:
- the rpoB gene encoding DNA-directed RNA polymerase subunit beta, which produces MAASRTASAVPAGPRRVSFSRLHEPLEVPDLLALQTNSFDWLVGNERWKARVEEARRAGRRDVPAQSGLEEIFEEISPIEDFSGTMSLSFRDHRFEPPKYSVEECKDKDMTYSAPMFVTAEFINNTTGEIKSQTVFMGDFPLMSPKGTFIANGTERVVTSQLTRSPGVYFDRALDKASDKDIYGCRVIPSRGAWLEFEIDKRDNVGVRIDRKRKQPVTVLLKALGWDEARIRERFGSYESINVTLEKDHTSGQDDALLDIYRKLRPGEPPTRESAQTLLENLYFNPKRYDVAKVGRYKINKKLGLDLDMNQGTLTEDDVVATIEYLVRLHAGEEEATLGSVAVPIEVDDIDHFGNRRLRTVGELIQNQVRLGLARMERVVRERMTTQDVEAITPQTLINIRPVVASIKEFFGTSQLSQFMDQTNPLAGLTHKRRLNALGPGGLSRERASMEVRDVHPSHYGRMCPIETPEGPNIGLMGSLSSYARVNPFGFIETPYRKVVEGRVTDEIDYLTADVEDRYVIAQANTPIGPDGTFAEQRVLVRRKGGEIEAIRPDEVDYMDVSPRQMVSVATAMIPFLEHDDANRALMGSNMQRQSVPLLRSEAPLVGTGMEYRAATDAGDVITAEKAGSVEEVSADYVTVMNDDGTRTTYRVSKFKRSNQGTCFNQKPIVDEGQRVEVGQVIADGPCTDDGEMALGKNLLVAFMPWEGHNYEDAIILSQRLVQDDVLSSIHIEEHEVDARDTKLGPEEITRDIPNVSEEVLADLDERGIIRIGADVVPGDILVGKVTPKGETELTPEERLLRAIFGEKAREVRDTSLKVPHGEQGKVIGVRVFSRDDGDELPPGVNELVRVYVAQKRKITDGDKLAGRHGNKGVISKVLPVEDMPFLEDGTPVDIVLNPLGVPGRMNVGQVLETHLGWIASRGWDISGVEEEWAGRLRDKGLDRVEPRTNVATPVFDGADEQEIIGLLGTTLVNRDGDRMVMPTGKARLFDGRTGEPYRDPISVGYIYILKLHHLVDDKIHARSTGPYSMITQQPLGGKAQFGGQRFGEMEVWALEAYGAAYALQELLTIKSDDVLGRVKVYEAIVKGENIPEPGIPESFKVLIKEMQSLCLNVEVLSSDGMSIEMRDTDEDVFRAAEELGIDLSRRPNEGAMNVDEI; this is translated from the coding sequence TTGGCAGCCTCGCGCACCGCTTCCGCCGTACCCGCCGGTCCCCGCCGCGTCTCTTTCTCCCGCCTCCACGAGCCCCTCGAGGTTCCCGACCTGCTCGCCCTGCAGACCAACTCCTTCGACTGGCTGGTCGGAAACGAGCGCTGGAAGGCGCGGGTCGAGGAGGCTCGCCGGGCCGGGCGCCGGGACGTCCCGGCGCAGTCGGGGCTGGAGGAGATCTTCGAAGAGATCAGTCCGATCGAGGACTTCTCCGGGACCATGTCCCTGTCGTTCCGGGATCACCGGTTCGAGCCTCCGAAGTACTCCGTGGAGGAGTGCAAGGACAAGGACATGACGTACTCCGCCCCGATGTTCGTCACGGCGGAGTTCATCAACAACACCACCGGTGAGATCAAGAGCCAGACGGTGTTCATGGGCGACTTCCCGCTCATGAGCCCGAAGGGGACGTTCATCGCCAACGGCACCGAGCGGGTGGTCACGTCCCAGCTGACGCGTTCGCCGGGAGTGTACTTCGACCGGGCGCTGGACAAGGCGTCGGACAAGGACATCTACGGGTGCCGGGTGATCCCGAGTCGGGGTGCCTGGCTTGAGTTCGAGATCGATAAGCGCGACAACGTGGGTGTGCGCATCGACCGCAAGCGCAAGCAGCCGGTGACGGTGCTGCTGAAGGCGCTGGGGTGGGATGAGGCGCGGATCCGGGAGCGGTTCGGCTCGTATGAGTCGATCAATGTGACGCTGGAGAAGGATCACACTTCCGGGCAGGATGACGCGCTGCTGGACATCTACCGCAAGCTGCGTCCGGGTGAGCCGCCGACGCGGGAGTCGGCGCAGACGCTGCTGGAGAACCTGTACTTCAATCCCAAGCGGTACGACGTGGCGAAGGTCGGCCGTTACAAGATCAACAAGAAGCTCGGTCTGGACCTGGACATGAACCAGGGGACGCTGACCGAGGACGATGTCGTGGCCACGATCGAGTATCTGGTGCGGCTGCACGCGGGTGAGGAGGAGGCGACCCTGGGCAGTGTGGCGGTGCCGATCGAGGTCGATGACATCGACCACTTCGGCAACCGGCGGCTGCGCACGGTGGGGGAGCTGATCCAGAACCAGGTGCGTCTGGGGCTGGCCCGCATGGAGCGGGTGGTTCGTGAGCGGATGACGACGCAGGACGTCGAGGCGATCACGCCGCAGACGTTGATCAACATCCGGCCGGTGGTGGCCTCCATCAAGGAGTTCTTCGGCACCAGCCAGTTGTCGCAGTTCATGGACCAGACCAACCCCCTGGCCGGCCTGACCCACAAGCGCCGCCTGAACGCGCTCGGCCCCGGTGGTCTGTCGCGTGAGCGGGCGAGCATGGAGGTCCGTGACGTCCACCCGTCGCACTACGGGCGGATGTGCCCGATCGAGACGCCCGAAGGCCCCAACATCGGCCTGATGGGGTCCCTGTCGTCCTACGCGCGCGTCAACCCGTTCGGCTTCATCGAGACGCCCTACCGCAAGGTCGTCGAAGGCCGCGTCACCGACGAGATCGACTACCTGACCGCCGACGTCGAGGACCGCTACGTCATCGCGCAGGCCAACACGCCGATCGGGCCCGACGGCACCTTCGCCGAGCAGCGGGTTCTCGTCCGCCGCAAGGGCGGTGAGATCGAGGCGATCCGGCCCGACGAGGTCGACTACATGGACGTCTCACCGCGCCAGATGGTGTCCGTGGCGACGGCGATGATCCCGTTCCTGGAGCACGACGACGCCAACCGGGCGCTGATGGGCTCGAACATGCAGCGCCAGTCGGTGCCGCTGCTGCGCAGTGAGGCGCCGCTGGTGGGGACGGGCATGGAGTACCGTGCCGCGACCGACGCCGGTGATGTGATCACGGCGGAGAAGGCGGGTTCGGTCGAGGAGGTCTCGGCCGACTACGTGACGGTGATGAACGACGACGGCACGCGGACGACGTACCGGGTGTCGAAGTTCAAGCGGTCCAACCAGGGCACGTGCTTCAACCAGAAGCCGATCGTGGACGAGGGTCAGCGCGTCGAGGTCGGTCAGGTGATCGCCGATGGGCCGTGCACCGATGACGGTGAGATGGCGCTGGGCAAGAACCTGCTGGTGGCGTTCATGCCGTGGGAGGGCCACAACTACGAAGACGCGATCATCCTGTCGCAGCGGCTGGTGCAGGACGACGTCCTGTCCTCGATCCACATCGAGGAGCACGAGGTCGACGCCCGTGACACCAAGCTGGGCCCCGAGGAGATCACGCGCGACATCCCCAACGTGTCCGAGGAGGTCCTGGCCGACCTGGACGAGCGGGGCATCATCCGGATCGGTGCCGATGTCGTCCCCGGCGACATCCTGGTCGGGAAGGTCACCCCGAAGGGGGAGACCGAGCTGACGCCCGAGGAGCGGCTGCTGCGGGCGATCTTCGGTGAGAAGGCGCGCGAGGTGCGCGACACCTCGCTGAAGGTGCCGCACGGCGAGCAGGGCAAGGTCATCGGCGTGCGGGTGTTCTCCCGCGACGACGGCGACGAGCTCCCGCCCGGCGTGAACGAGCTGGTCCGGGTGTACGTGGCGCAGAAGCGCAAGATCACCGACGGGGACAAGCTCGCCGGCCGGCACGGCAACAAGGGCGTCATCTCCAAGGTCCTGCCGGTGGAGGACATGCCGTTCCTGGAGGACGGCACCCCCGTCGACATCGTCCTGAACCCCCTGGGCGTGCCCGGCCGCATGAACGTCGGACAGGTCCTGGAGACCCACCTCGGCTGGATCGCCTCCCGGGGATGGGACATCAGCGGGGTGGAGGAGGAGTGGGCCGGGCGGCTGAGGGACAAGGGCCTGGACCGCGTCGAGCCGCGCACCAACGTCGCCACCCCCGTCTTCGACGGCGCCGACGAGCAGGAGATCATCGGCCTGCTGGGGACCACGCTGGTCAACCGCGACGGCGACCGCATGGTGATGCCGACCGGCAAGGCGCGGTTGTTCGACGGCCGCACCGGCGAGCCCTACAGAGACCCCATCTCGGTCGGCTACATCTACATCCTCAAGCTCCACCACCTGGTCGACGACAAGATCCACGCGCGCTCGACCGGCCCGTACTCCATGATCACCCAGCAGCCGCTCGGCGGTAAGGCCCAGTTCGGCGGCCAGCGCTTCGGTGAGATGGAGGTCTGGGCACTGGAGGCCTACGGCGCCGCCTACGCCCTCCAGGAGCTGCTGACCATCAAGTCCGACGACGTCCTCGGCCGCGTGAAGGTCTACGAGGCCATCGTCAAGGGCGAGAACATCCCCGAGCCCGGCATTCCCGAGTCCTTCAAGGTGCTCATCAAGGAGATGCAGTCGCTGTGCCTCAACGTCGAGGTGCTCTCCAGCGACGGCATGTCCATCGAGATGCGCGACACCGACGAGGACGTCTTCCGCGCCGCGGAGGAGCTCGGCATCGACCTCTCCCGCCGTCCGAACGAGGGCGCGATGAACGTCGACGAGATCTGA
- a CDS encoding response regulator: MTEPIRVLVADDQALLRGSFRALIETTSDLTAVGEAATGAEAVELARALRPDVVLMDVRMPRLDGIEATRRIHQATDTADVRVLMLTMFDVDAHVFAALRAGAAGFLLKDTPPADLLDAIRVVAAGEALLAPTVTRRLIAEFARQPRTANPLPRVLDGVTDRERQVLTLVARGLSNTEIADHLHLSLATVKTYIGRLLTKLLARDRAQLVIIAYESGLVGPAAQ; the protein is encoded by the coding sequence GTGACCGAACCGATCCGCGTCCTGGTCGCCGATGACCAGGCCCTTCTGCGCGGCAGCTTCCGCGCCCTCATCGAGACCACCTCCGACCTCACCGCGGTCGGCGAGGCCGCCACCGGCGCCGAGGCCGTCGAACTGGCGCGCGCCCTGCGGCCCGACGTCGTCCTGATGGACGTGCGCATGCCCCGCCTGGACGGCATCGAGGCCACCCGCCGGATCCACCAGGCCACCGACACCGCGGACGTCCGAGTGCTCATGCTGACCATGTTCGACGTGGACGCCCACGTCTTCGCGGCCCTGCGCGCCGGCGCCGCCGGCTTCCTGCTCAAGGACACCCCGCCGGCCGACCTGCTCGACGCCATCCGCGTCGTGGCCGCCGGCGAGGCACTTCTGGCGCCCACGGTGACCCGCCGCCTCATCGCCGAGTTCGCCCGCCAGCCCCGAACCGCGAACCCGCTCCCGCGCGTCCTCGACGGCGTCACCGACCGGGAGCGCCAGGTCCTCACCCTTGTCGCCCGCGGCCTGTCCAACACCGAGATCGCCGACCACCTGCACCTGAGCCTGGCCACCGTGAAGACCTACATAGGCCGCCTGCTCACCAAGCTCCTCGCGCGTGACCGGGCCCAGCTGGTGATCATCGCCTACGAATCCGGCCTGGTCGGTCCTGCCGCTCAGTGA
- a CDS encoding saccharopine dehydrogenase NADP-binding domain-containing protein, which yields MGSGQMVAVFGAYGHTGRFVVAELLDRGFVPVASGRDAGKLRALAESFPGLDVRPASADDPASLDRALAGAAAVVNGAGPFAATAAPVIEAALRAGIPYVDVAAEIEANADTLAHFAERARDAGVAVVPAMAFFGGLGDLLATAAMGDWTAADEVHVAYGLSSWRPTTGTRASGAVSHERRDGRRVRFTGGQLEYHQDALPSLKWTFPEPMGVRPVIGEFSMADVVTIPSHLAVPEVRSYMTVEAVEDLSAPDTPAPAAADERGRSDQTFLVDVVVRSGGEERRATASGRDIYAVSAPLAVEAADRILNGRTRATGVASAGAAFDAVDFLGALSAHLSFDLHR from the coding sequence ATGGGATCGGGTCAGATGGTCGCGGTGTTCGGCGCCTACGGGCACACCGGGCGGTTCGTGGTGGCGGAGTTGCTGGACCGCGGGTTCGTGCCGGTGGCGTCCGGCCGCGACGCCGGGAAGCTGCGAGCACTGGCGGAGTCCTTTCCGGGGCTGGACGTCCGGCCCGCGTCGGCCGACGATCCGGCGTCGCTGGACCGCGCGCTGGCCGGCGCCGCCGCGGTGGTCAACGGCGCGGGACCCTTCGCCGCGACCGCCGCCCCGGTGATCGAGGCGGCGCTGCGCGCCGGCATCCCCTACGTGGACGTGGCGGCCGAGATCGAGGCCAACGCCGACACGCTCGCGCACTTCGCCGAGCGCGCCCGCGACGCGGGGGTCGCGGTCGTCCCCGCGATGGCCTTCTTCGGCGGCCTCGGCGACCTGCTGGCCACCGCCGCGATGGGCGACTGGACCGCCGCCGACGAGGTGCACGTCGCCTACGGGCTGAGCAGCTGGCGCCCCACCACGGGGACGCGCGCCTCGGGCGCGGTCTCCCACGAGCGGCGCGACGGGAGGCGGGTCCGCTTCACCGGCGGGCAACTGGAGTACCACCAGGACGCGCTCCCCTCGTTGAAGTGGACGTTCCCCGAGCCGATGGGCGTCCGACCCGTGATCGGGGAGTTCAGCATGGCCGACGTCGTCACGATCCCCAGCCACCTGGCGGTCCCCGAGGTGCGCTCGTACATGACCGTCGAGGCGGTCGAGGACCTGTCGGCCCCCGACACGCCGGCGCCGGCCGCGGCCGACGAGCGGGGGCGCTCCGACCAGACGTTCCTGGTCGACGTCGTGGTGCGCTCCGGCGGCGAGGAACGGCGCGCCACGGCGAGCGGCCGCGACATCTACGCCGTCAGCGCGCCGCTGGCGGTGGAGGCGGCCGACCGCATCCTCAACGGCCGGACCAGGGCGACCGGTGTCGCCTCCGCCGGGGCGGCCTTCGACGCCGTCGACTTCCTGGGTGCGCTGTCCGCCCACCTGTCGTTCGACCTGCACCGGTGA
- a CDS encoding FAD-dependent monooxygenase produces the protein MDADVIIVGAGPTGLMLACELRLAGVRPLVLERQPHRRDTPKAGGLGGQILELLRYRGLLESFTAACTDPIPAPRFPFGGVHVDFTRLPDPPMHALPLPQHLLERQLDERAAELDTEIRRGHQVTGVSQDDAAVTAEVHGPDGPYQVSARYLVGCDGGRSRVRDRAGIGFPGTSYPEVNRLAQVTLPDTVTVLDGGDLDVPGFGVIRAGFTQTDRGMFGLGSSADSRVVSLYTSEDEATEYDDDAPMTVAELQGSIRRVLGADLPVGEAHRLSRFTFKARQAEHYRHGRIMLAGDAAHLFPATGVAINAGMLDAVNLAWKLAAAVHGWAPSGLLDTYHGERHLAGARTLLHTRAQVALRRGHDPAAEALREVFQELLADEQPLRRMGRLLSGADIRYPMPGAAHHPMAGAFAPDLTLHTDQGVTSVAELMRSARPVLLDLADRPDLREAARGHRVDVRTAKIDEPPADALLIRPDAHIAWAATVGEPADTAVPALRRALSDWFGAPAADDV, from the coding sequence ATGGACGCCGATGTGATCATTGTGGGTGCCGGTCCGACCGGCCTGATGCTGGCCTGCGAGCTGCGCCTGGCCGGTGTGCGGCCGCTGGTCCTGGAACGCCAGCCGCACCGTCGCGACACCCCGAAGGCCGGGGGACTGGGGGGGCAGATCCTGGAACTGCTGCGCTACCGGGGACTGCTGGAGAGCTTCACAGCGGCTTGCACCGATCCCATTCCGGCTCCCCGGTTCCCGTTCGGCGGGGTGCATGTGGACTTCACCCGCCTGCCGGATCCCCCGATGCACGCCCTGCCGCTGCCGCAGCATCTGCTGGAGCGGCAGCTCGACGAGCGCGCCGCCGAGCTCGACACCGAGATCCGGCGCGGTCACCAGGTGACCGGGGTGAGCCAGGACGACGCCGCGGTGACCGCCGAGGTGCACGGCCCGGACGGGCCCTACCAGGTGAGCGCCCGCTACCTGGTGGGGTGCGACGGTGGGCGCAGCCGCGTCCGCGACCGGGCCGGGATCGGCTTCCCCGGCACGAGCTATCCGGAGGTGAACCGGCTGGCCCAGGTCACCCTGCCCGACACGGTGACGGTGCTGGACGGCGGCGACCTCGACGTCCCCGGGTTCGGCGTGATCCGTGCGGGGTTCACCCAGACCGACCGCGGCATGTTCGGACTCGGCTCGTCCGCGGACTCCAGGGTCGTCTCCCTCTACACCAGCGAGGACGAGGCCACCGAGTACGACGACGACGCGCCGATGACCGTGGCCGAACTACAGGGCAGCATCCGCCGCGTGCTCGGCGCGGACCTGCCCGTGGGGGAGGCGCACCGGCTGTCGCGGTTCACCTTCAAGGCGCGGCAGGCCGAGCACTACCGCCACGGCCGGATCATGCTGGCGGGAGACGCGGCCCACCTGTTCCCCGCCACCGGCGTGGCGATCAACGCCGGCATGCTGGACGCGGTCAACCTGGCCTGGAAACTCGCCGCCGCCGTCCACGGCTGGGCGCCGTCCGGCCTGCTGGACACCTACCACGGCGAACGCCACCTCGCGGGTGCCCGCACTCTTCTGCACACCCGCGCCCAGGTGGCGCTGCGGCGCGGGCACGATCCCGCCGCCGAAGCGCTCCGGGAGGTCTTCCAGGAACTGCTCGCCGACGAGCAGCCGCTGCGCCGCATGGGAAGGCTGCTCTCCGGCGCCGACATCCGCTACCCGATGCCCGGCGCCGCCCACCACCCGATGGCCGGCGCCTTCGCGCCCGACCTCACCCTGCACACCGACCAGGGCGTCACCAGCGTCGCCGAACTCATGCGCTCCGCGCGGCCCGTCCTGCTCGACCTCGCCGACCGGCCGGACCTGCGCGAGGCGGCCCGGGGCCACCGTGTCGACGTCCGCACCGCCAAGATCGATGAGCCTCCGGCCGACGCCCTGCTGATCCGCCCGGACGCCCACATCGCCTGGGCCGCGACTGTCGGCGAACCCGCCGACACCGCCGTGCCCGCACTGCGCCGAGCCTTGTCCGACTGGTTCGGCGCCCCTGCCGCCGACGATGTCTGA
- a CDS encoding response regulator transcription factor: protein MSHPLRVLIVDDDALVRAGLSMMLDGTGGITVAGEAADGDEVPAAVDAHAPDVVLMDLRMPRVDGITATRRLRARVNPPEVIVLTTFDSDENILHALRAGASGFLLKDTPPDQIVHAVRQVAAGDPILSPRITRRLMDRAAVEAGAYQRARAALARLSPRENEVVLAIARGGSNADIAAELFMSVPTVKAHVSSVLTKLDLDNRTQIALLAHDAGLA, encoded by the coding sequence GTGAGCCACCCCCTGCGCGTCCTGATCGTCGACGACGACGCCCTCGTCCGTGCCGGGCTGTCGATGATGCTGGACGGGACGGGCGGCATCACCGTGGCGGGCGAGGCCGCCGACGGCGACGAGGTGCCCGCGGCCGTCGACGCGCACGCCCCCGACGTCGTGCTGATGGACCTGCGGATGCCGCGCGTGGACGGGATCACCGCGACCCGCAGGCTGCGGGCCCGGGTGAACCCGCCGGAGGTCATCGTGCTGACGACCTTCGACTCCGACGAGAACATCCTGCACGCGCTGCGCGCGGGCGCCAGCGGGTTCCTGCTGAAGGACACCCCGCCGGACCAGATCGTCCACGCCGTGCGGCAGGTCGCCGCCGGCGACCCGATCCTGTCGCCGCGCATCACCCGCCGCCTCATGGACCGCGCGGCGGTGGAGGCCGGCGCCTACCAGCGCGCACGCGCGGCGCTCGCCCGGCTGAGCCCTCGCGAGAACGAGGTGGTCCTAGCGATCGCCCGCGGGGGGTCCAACGCCGACATCGCCGCCGAGCTGTTCATGAGCGTGCCCACGGTCAAGGCGCACGTCTCCAGCGTCCTGACCAAGCTCGACCTGGACAACCGCACCCAGATCGCTCTGCTGGCCCACGACGCCGGCCTCGCCTGA
- a CDS encoding histidine kinase: MDEADFEARQAHLLRRGRMLALDIPLAVALVAVDVVVAGNMLKDRPDFTPVFPASCLMAIALGSVVAVRRLWPGRALATAVALSSVAAVAGVLWDPFAATALVLGTVAAIAPPRRSARALGGCVAAATAAAAVAQTVHPRYGLGAAAGWTAAASLLPAGGWLAGYLLRRRRWHAACVREQRARQILADERLRIARELHDVVTHGMGLIAVKAGVANHIAEARPEEAVQALRVIETTSREALAEMRRLLQMLRRDGVPGTDLSRAGIDGLADLVERVRAAGVEVELAVSGEHELPEALRLTVYRIVQEALTNVAKHAAPTHCRVTVDVSSHQVGIQVVDDGTARTAPEPGPGGHGLVGMRERTAMYGGAFSARPRPEGGFEVTATLPYSRGAGR; the protein is encoded by the coding sequence GTGGACGAAGCCGACTTCGAGGCCCGCCAGGCGCATCTGCTGCGCAGGGGCCGCATGCTCGCCCTCGACATCCCCCTGGCCGTGGCGCTGGTCGCCGTGGACGTGGTGGTCGCCGGGAACATGCTCAAGGACCGGCCGGACTTCACCCCCGTCTTCCCGGCGTCCTGCCTGATGGCGATCGCACTGGGCTCGGTCGTGGCCGTCCGGCGGCTGTGGCCGGGGCGTGCGTTGGCGACGGCGGTGGCCCTGTCGTCGGTCGCGGCCGTGGCCGGCGTGCTATGGGATCCGTTCGCGGCGACCGCGCTCGTGCTCGGCACCGTCGCGGCCATCGCGCCGCCGCGACGGTCGGCCCGCGCGCTGGGCGGGTGCGTCGCCGCGGCGACCGCGGCCGCGGCGGTCGCCCAGACCGTCCACCCCCGGTACGGCCTGGGGGCGGCCGCCGGCTGGACGGCGGCCGCCTCGCTGCTGCCCGCCGGCGGCTGGCTGGCCGGATACCTGCTGCGGCGCCGCAGGTGGCACGCCGCGTGCGTGCGGGAGCAGCGGGCGCGCCAGATCCTGGCCGACGAGCGGCTGCGGATCGCCCGGGAACTGCACGACGTGGTCACGCACGGCATGGGCCTGATCGCCGTCAAGGCGGGGGTCGCCAACCACATCGCCGAGGCGCGTCCCGAGGAGGCCGTCCAGGCACTGCGGGTGATCGAGACGACCAGCCGCGAGGCCCTGGCCGAGATGCGGCGCCTGCTCCAGATGCTGCGCCGCGACGGCGTGCCGGGCACCGATCTCAGCCGGGCGGGCATCGACGGCCTGGCGGATCTGGTGGAGCGCGTCCGGGCCGCCGGGGTGGAGGTCGAACTGGCGGTGTCCGGTGAACACGAGCTTCCCGAAGCGCTGCGGCTCACCGTCTACCGGATCGTGCAGGAGGCCCTCACCAACGTGGCCAAGCACGCGGCTCCCACCCATTGCCGGGTCACGGTAGACGTCTCGTCCCATCAGGTGGGGATCCAGGTGGTGGACGACGGGACGGCCCGCACGGCTCCCGAACCGGGCCCCGGCGGGCACGGACTGGTCGGAATGCGGGAACGCACCGCGATGTACGGCGGCGCGTTCAGCGCCCGGCCCCGTCCCGAGGGCGGCTTCGAGGTCACGGCCACACTCCCGTACTCCCGGGGAGCCGGCCGGTGA
- a CDS encoding sensor histidine kinase has protein sequence MSETFQQAGHDPRRLLRHAALVSAAAGALGALTLWGRFSADVTGAVLALDITVALASWLLSPLLLWRPVGVATALTVLAALSPTATPAASMGVLQVAQRRPFRVATLVGAAGVAAHLVQGLWQPNRGISFGWWLLLIAFGYGAMVGWGALARARRELLMSLTERARRAEAEQGRRVAEARMAERTRIAREMHDVLAHRLSLLATYAGALEYRPDAPPEKLSHAAGVIRTGVHQALDELREVILLLRAEDADEDDRPQPVLEDVPRLVEESRDAGGQVELRDATVGASALPAAAGRTAYRVVQEGLTNARKHAAGRPVRVVLEGRPGGRLVVDIRNPLPEDGAGPLAPGSGTGLVGLTERVRLAGGRLDHQAAEGEFRLRAWLPWPA, from the coding sequence GTGAGCGAGACGTTCCAGCAGGCGGGGCACGACCCGCGGCGCCTGCTCCGGCACGCGGCCTTGGTCTCCGCGGCGGCGGGCGCCCTGGGCGCGCTGACGCTGTGGGGCCGTTTCAGCGCGGACGTGACCGGCGCCGTCCTGGCCCTCGACATCACGGTAGCCCTGGCGAGCTGGCTGCTGTCACCGCTGCTGCTCTGGCGGCCGGTGGGCGTCGCCACGGCGCTGACCGTGCTGGCGGCGCTGTCCCCCACCGCCACCCCGGCGGCCAGCATGGGCGTGTTGCAGGTCGCGCAGCGGCGCCCGTTCCGGGTGGCGACGCTGGTCGGCGCGGCGGGAGTCGCGGCGCACCTCGTGCAGGGGCTGTGGCAGCCGAACCGGGGCATCTCCTTCGGCTGGTGGCTGCTGCTCATCGCCTTCGGTTACGGCGCGATGGTCGGCTGGGGCGCGCTGGCGCGGGCGCGCCGGGAGCTGCTGATGTCGCTGACCGAGCGGGCTCGGCGCGCCGAGGCCGAGCAGGGCCGGCGGGTCGCCGAGGCCCGCATGGCCGAGCGGACCCGGATCGCCCGGGAGATGCACGACGTGCTCGCCCATCGGCTGTCGCTGCTGGCGACCTACGCGGGCGCGCTGGAGTACCGGCCGGACGCCCCGCCGGAGAAGCTGTCGCACGCCGCCGGGGTGATCCGTACCGGGGTGCACCAGGCGCTCGACGAGCTGCGCGAGGTGATCCTGCTGCTGCGCGCCGAGGACGCCGACGAGGATGACCGGCCCCAGCCCGTCCTGGAGGACGTGCCCCGGCTGGTGGAGGAGTCCCGCGACGCGGGCGGGCAGGTGGAGCTGCGCGACGCGACGGTCGGCGCGTCCGCGCTTCCGGCGGCGGCCGGGCGCACCGCGTACCGGGTCGTGCAGGAGGGCCTGACCAACGCCCGCAAGCACGCCGCGGGGCGTCCCGTCCGGGTGGTGCTGGAGGGGCGGCCGGGAGGCCGGCTCGTGGTCGACATCCGCAACCCGCTGCCCGAGGACGGCGCGGGGCCGCTGGCGCCCGGCAGCGGGACGGGGCTGGTGGGGCTGACCGAGCGGGTGCGGCTGGCGGGCGGGCGGCTGGACCACCAGGCCGCCGAGGGCGAGTTCCGGCTGCGCGCCTGGCTACCATGGCCCGCGTGA
- a CDS encoding helix-turn-helix domain-containing protein, translating to MKTVAVAVTDGMLHFELSVAYEVFGSAPADVAGPWYRLLGCGPDTVRAGGFRLEPDHGLDRLASADTVIVPGWADVDVEPPGDLVDAVRAAHRAGARVASLCTGAFVLAAAGLLDGRRATTHWAHTDVLAARYPRVEVDPDVLYVDNGSVLTSAGKAAAMDLCLHLVRLDRGSVVANAVARRLVVPPHRAGGQAQFVPSPVPAQENHPLAELFPWAIERLDHPLTVEDLARRAAMSSRNLGRQFRSVTGSTPLQWLLTQRIRRAQELLETTDDSVEAIAAATGMGTGTTLRRHFNRTVGVPPDTYRRTFRRSHGGGAAGIERQAAISQT from the coding sequence ATGAAGACGGTCGCGGTCGCCGTCACCGACGGGATGCTGCACTTCGAGCTGTCGGTGGCCTACGAGGTGTTCGGCAGCGCGCCGGCCGACGTGGCCGGGCCCTGGTACCGGCTCCTCGGCTGCGGACCGGACACCGTACGGGCCGGCGGCTTCCGGCTGGAGCCCGACCACGGGCTCGACCGGCTGGCGAGCGCCGACACCGTGATCGTCCCGGGCTGGGCCGACGTGGACGTGGAACCGCCCGGCGACCTCGTCGACGCGGTGCGCGCGGCCCACCGGGCGGGTGCGCGCGTGGCCTCCCTCTGCACGGGCGCGTTCGTGCTGGCCGCCGCGGGGCTGCTGGACGGCCGACGCGCGACGACGCACTGGGCGCACACCGACGTGCTTGCCGCGCGCTATCCCCGGGTGGAGGTCGATCCGGACGTCCTCTACGTGGACAACGGCAGCGTGCTCACCTCGGCCGGCAAGGCCGCCGCGATGGACCTGTGCCTGCATCTGGTCCGTCTCGACCGCGGCTCGGTGGTCGCGAACGCGGTCGCGCGCCGCCTGGTCGTGCCGCCGCACCGGGCCGGCGGCCAGGCCCAGTTCGTCCCGTCCCCGGTGCCCGCCCAGGAGAACCACCCGCTCGCCGAGCTGTTCCCGTGGGCGATCGAGCGGCTGGACCACCCGCTGACCGTGGAGGACCTGGCCCGCCGGGCCGCCATGAGCTCGCGCAACCTCGGCCGCCAGTTCCGGTCGGTGACCGGCAGCACCCCGCTGCAGTGGCTGCTGACCCAGCGGATCCGCCGCGCCCAGGAACTGCTGGAGACCACCGACGACAGCGTCGAGGCGATCGCGGCGGCCACCGGCATGGGCACCGGCACGACGCTGCGCCGCCACTTCAACCGCACGGTCGGCGTCCCGCCCGACACCTACCGCCGCACCTTCCGCCGCTCACACGGCGGGGGCGCCGCGGGCATCGAACGGCAGGCCGCGATCTCCCAGACGTAA